One region of Polaribacter pectinis genomic DNA includes:
- the dnaB gene encoding replicative DNA helicase, which translates to MEKTNAVAGKKIDKARIISLEKGKIPPQAVELEEAVLGAMMIDKKGMDDVIDVLSPEAFYDQKHQEIYDTINQLFQNSEPIDLLTVSNLLKKNGKLEFVGGDFYLIRLTQKVASSAHIEFHARIILQKYIQRKLISISSEIIENAYDDGTDVFELLDDAEAKLFEVTQGNLKKSSEDAGSLVKQALKKIQEIGNQEGMSGLATGFTKLDALTSGWQPSDLVIIAARPGMGKTAFVISMAKNMAIDFNHGVAVFSLEMSSVQLITRMISSETGLTSEKLRKGNLEPHEWEQLNVKVKKLSDAPIFIDDTPSLSVFDLRAKARRLVSQHNVKIIVIDYLQLMTAGGKAGGNREQEISMISRNLKALAKELEVPVIALSQLSRAVETRGGSKRPLLSDLRESGAIEQDADIVSFIFRPEYYGMTEWDDDEHTPCEGQGEFIVAKHRNGGLDNIRLKFTGHLAKFSDLEEGFSSEFQSSMNADFPEDPFAGAGGVDPKDAFGDDDVPF; encoded by the coding sequence ATGGAAAAAACGAATGCAGTCGCAGGCAAAAAAATAGATAAGGCAAGAATTATTAGTCTGGAAAAAGGTAAGATTCCTCCACAGGCAGTGGAATTGGAAGAAGCTGTTTTGGGTGCGATGATGATTGACAAAAAAGGAATGGATGATGTAATTGACGTTTTAAGTCCAGAAGCTTTTTACGATCAAAAACATCAAGAAATTTACGATACCATCAATCAATTATTCCAAAATTCGGAACCAATTGACTTGTTAACAGTTTCTAACTTGTTGAAAAAGAATGGAAAGTTAGAATTTGTTGGTGGCGATTTTTATTTAATTCGTTTAACGCAAAAAGTTGCTTCTTCTGCACATATCGAATTCCATGCAAGAATTATTCTTCAGAAATACATTCAACGTAAATTAATTTCGATTTCCAGCGAAATTATAGAAAATGCCTATGATGATGGAACAGATGTTTTCGAATTATTAGACGATGCAGAAGCAAAGTTATTCGAAGTTACACAAGGAAACTTAAAAAAGAGTTCGGAAGATGCAGGTTCTTTAGTAAAACAAGCATTAAAGAAAATTCAGGAAATTGGAAACCAAGAAGGAATGTCTGGTTTGGCAACAGGTTTTACAAAATTAGATGCGCTAACTTCAGGTTGGCAACCATCGGATTTAGTAATTATTGCAGCAAGGCCTGGTATGGGAAAAACGGCTTTTGTAATTTCTATGGCAAAAAATATGGCAATTGATTTTAATCATGGAGTTGCAGTATTTTCTTTAGAGATGTCTTCTGTTCAGTTGATTACACGTATGATTTCTTCTGAAACAGGTTTAACTTCAGAAAAATTAAGAAAAGGAAATTTAGAGCCACATGAATGGGAACAATTAAACGTAAAAGTTAAGAAATTATCTGATGCGCCTATTTTTATAGATGATACACCATCACTTTCAGTGTTCGATTTACGTGCAAAAGCACGAAGATTAGTTTCGCAACATAATGTTAAAATTATTGTAATTGATTATTTACAATTGATGACTGCTGGTGGAAAAGCAGGTGGAAATCGTGAACAAGAAATATCTATGATTTCGAGAAACTTAAAAGCGTTGGCGAAAGAATTAGAAGTGCCTGTTATTGCACTTTCTCAATTATCACGTGCTGTAGAAACACGTGGAGGATCTAAAAGACCTTTATTATCCGATTTACGTGAATCTGGTGCAATTGAGCAAGATGCAGATATTGTATCGTTTATTTTCCGACCAGAATATTATGGAATGACAGAATGGGATGATGATGAACACACGCCATGTGAAGGACAAGGAGAGTTTATTGTCGCAAAACACAGAAATGGTGGTTTGGACAATATTCGACTAAAATTTACGGGACATTTAGCAAAATTCTCCGATTTAGAAGAAGGTTTTAGTAGTGAATTCCAATCTTCTATGAATGCAGATTTTCCTGAAGATCCATTTGCTGGAGCTGGAGGAGTAGATCCAAAAGATGCTTTTGGTGATGATGATGTGCCTTTCTAA
- a CDS encoding DUF3810 domain-containing protein, with amino-acid sequence MKVNKKHLFLTIFLPIQVLLVQLAAKNPAFIETYYSNGIYPIISSFLRIILGWIPFSFGDILLAFGLFIFLRFLYRLIKSRFKNFIYKIIHFTSILSIIYFCFYLFWGLNYYREPLAKNLKYQQTKYTTEQLQKVTENIIENLNFYQYKITKNDTIKVENSYHQKEMYKMAVAGYKNLEADFPQLKYKYTSVKSSIMSLLQTYNGTSGYMNPLTGEAQVNDRIPKTSYPTTVCHEMAHQIGYAAENEANFVGFLASNYNDDIYFKYASYRMAFGYCISEIRKRDRNLSKELWKTVNKGITKDFNASYLFWQDYKNPFEPVIKKGYSAYLKANKQAKGVESYNYVVDLLISYFETTKSNSK; translated from the coding sequence ATGAAAGTAAATAAAAAACATCTTTTTCTAACAATTTTTCTTCCAATTCAGGTTTTGTTGGTGCAATTGGCTGCTAAAAATCCTGCATTTATAGAAACGTATTATTCGAATGGAATTTATCCCATTATTTCCTCTTTTTTAAGAATTATTTTGGGTTGGATTCCTTTTTCTTTTGGTGATATTTTACTGGCTTTTGGCCTATTTATTTTTCTTCGTTTTTTATACAGATTGATAAAATCTCGATTTAAAAATTTCATTTACAAAATTATTCATTTTACTTCAATTTTATCAATAATTTATTTTTGTTTTTACCTTTTTTGGGGTTTGAATTATTACAGAGAACCTTTAGCCAAAAACTTAAAATACCAACAAACAAAATATACAACAGAACAGCTTCAAAAAGTAACAGAAAACATTATTGAAAATTTGAATTTTTATCAATATAAAATTACAAAAAACGATACAATAAAAGTAGAAAACAGCTATCATCAAAAAGAAATGTATAAAATGGCAGTTGCTGGTTATAAAAACTTGGAAGCAGATTTTCCACAATTAAAATACAAATATACATCTGTAAAAAGTTCTATAATGAGTTTGTTACAAACCTATAATGGAACTTCTGGATATATGAATCCTTTAACTGGAGAAGCGCAAGTAAATGATAGAATTCCTAAAACAAGTTATCCTACAACTGTTTGTCATGAAATGGCACATCAAATTGGTTATGCAGCAGAAAATGAAGCCAATTTTGTAGGTTTTTTAGCTTCCAATTATAATGATGACATCTATTTTAAATATGCGAGTTATAGAATGGCTTTTGGGTATTGCATTTCAGAAATTAGAAAACGAGATCGAAATTTATCTAAAGAACTTTGGAAAACAGTAAACAAAGGAATTACCAAAGATTTTAATGCAAGTTATCTGTTTTGGCAAGATTATAAAAACCCTTTTGAACCGGTTATTAAAAAAGGATATAGTGCTTATTTAAAAGCAAATAAACAAGCTAAGGGAGTTGAGTCTTATAATTATGTGGTGGATTTATTAATTTCTTATTTTGAAACCACTAAATCCAATTCGAAATAA
- a CDS encoding DUF6311 domain-containing protein, which produces MFNTCIVIPCYNEETFFLHTEYKEFLKNNKEALVCFVNDGSSDDTSSCLKNLKTLFPNNVAIVNHKVNQGKAAAVKTGFNFCNNNFDFKYIAYLDADLAVSLEECYSLTSHLKKDIDFVFGSRVLRIGAVIERKKSRHLIGRVIATLISYILSLKVYDTQCGCKVFKKELSEKIFVKPFISKWLFDVEIFFRIIAVYGRDNVLNKLLEIPLNRWVDRGDSKVELTYFFKLWFDLLKIKKEYSNDKPIIKNKKRFSFFKPNWLLISVVILCLVFFQISYGLELIVPTNIDWMLSAYHDWGQHYLGWTYFREASWGFPLGNMYNYYYPLGTNVGFTDSIPLLALMLKPFSRFLTSDFQYFGAFMLLAFLLNAIFTVKILQLFKVNKIIILGAVIIIITSPLFLYRGMHPALTAHWLIIASFYYYLCPPSKLNPIKANWIQVLLFVLSAGIHPYLAAMVFGFSIILPLKNYFYDKSISLKSAIFFPIISISSGFFFWYILGVIGIKGSTSIAGAGNYGKSTFNLNSFINPYEYSSQFLSGLKSVSLEQLEGFSYLGLGMIIISLVVAIYSLYLVFDKRILKEYKYILPLFLFTILLLLFSISNIVTFGDEVLFEIPIPEFIKTLGGIFRANGRFCWPFYYFLVIFSIIIFSKLPINKLLKTGIFVFLIGLQVYDIQHEITSRDLEYGSFETKLNDDKKWIAIFSEFDEIITYPPYQNTMVYNQDYQDLMFLASKAKTPITTGYVARMKPTHKYLDSIQRNIVKGNFELGKKSLYLTTSNYINIFNVPIYQKKVSLKKLDNFILIYSNKIDIEKLFKNSNENQKTQDSIFNQIISTIDKNSTNFIKISNSLIKNTNNVKYGLDEVSMVNNALKVRGWAFNEPAETNFNDSIFISLTNKKDTYLFNTSLISRPDVTAYFKKQNIDSCGFDMSIYTNKLPKDEYDVGFVIRNKKIKAYGKTEHKFKTN; this is translated from the coding sequence ATGTTCAATACCTGTATTGTTATTCCGTGTTATAATGAAGAAACTTTTTTTCTTCATACAGAATACAAAGAATTTCTTAAAAATAATAAAGAAGCTTTAGTTTGTTTTGTTAATGATGGTTCTTCAGACGATACTAGTAGTTGTCTAAAAAATTTAAAAACACTTTTTCCTAATAATGTAGCAATTGTAAACCATAAAGTAAATCAAGGAAAAGCTGCTGCAGTTAAAACTGGTTTTAATTTTTGTAATAACAATTTTGATTTTAAATATATAGCGTATTTAGATGCGGATTTAGCAGTTTCTTTAGAAGAATGCTATAGTTTAACATCACATTTAAAAAAAGATATTGATTTTGTTTTTGGTTCTAGAGTTTTAAGAATCGGTGCTGTTATTGAAAGAAAAAAGTCTAGACACTTAATTGGAAGAGTTATTGCAACTTTAATATCTTATATTTTATCTCTTAAAGTTTATGACACACAATGTGGTTGTAAAGTTTTCAAAAAAGAATTATCTGAAAAAATTTTTGTAAAACCTTTTATTTCTAAATGGCTTTTTGATGTAGAAATTTTCTTTAGGATAATAGCCGTATACGGAAGAGATAATGTTTTAAATAAATTGTTAGAAATCCCTTTAAATAGATGGGTAGACAGAGGAGATTCTAAAGTTGAATTGACTTACTTTTTTAAACTTTGGTTTGATTTATTAAAAATTAAAAAAGAATATTCAAATGACAAACCAATTATAAAAAATAAAAAACGCTTTTCATTTTTTAAACCTAATTGGTTATTAATATCTGTTGTAATATTATGTCTTGTTTTTTTCCAAATTTCTTATGGACTAGAACTTATTGTTCCAACTAATATAGACTGGATGCTTTCTGCATATCATGATTGGGGACAACATTATCTTGGTTGGACATATTTTAGAGAAGCTTCTTGGGGTTTTCCTTTAGGAAATATGTATAATTATTATTATCCTTTAGGTACTAATGTTGGTTTTACAGATTCTATACCTTTGTTAGCATTAATGCTTAAGCCTTTTTCTAGATTTCTAACATCAGACTTTCAATACTTTGGAGCTTTTATGCTTTTAGCTTTTTTGCTAAATGCAATTTTTACAGTAAAGATTTTACAGCTTTTTAAAGTAAATAAAATTATTATTCTGGGTGCAGTTATTATTATAATTACAAGTCCTTTATTTTTATATAGAGGAATGCATCCTGCCTTAACAGCACATTGGTTAATAATTGCTTCTTTTTATTATTATCTCTGTCCACCAAGCAAATTAAATCCTATTAAAGCTAATTGGATACAAGTCTTACTTTTTGTTTTAAGTGCAGGAATTCACCCCTATTTAGCTGCAATGGTTTTTGGTTTTTCTATAATATTGCCTTTGAAAAACTATTTTTATGATAAATCGATTTCATTAAAATCGGCTATCTTCTTTCCTATTATATCAATATCATCAGGTTTCTTTTTTTGGTATATATTGGGTGTGATAGGAATAAAAGGAAGTACTTCTATTGCTGGCGCTGGTAATTATGGTAAAAGTACTTTTAACTTGAATAGCTTTATAAATCCCTATGAATATTCTTCTCAATTTCTTTCAGGTCTAAAATCTGTATCATTAGAACAACTAGAAGGATTTAGTTATTTAGGATTAGGAATGATAATTATTAGTTTAGTTGTAGCTATTTATAGTTTGTATTTAGTGTTTGATAAGAGAATTTTAAAAGAGTACAAATATATTTTACCTTTATTTCTATTTACCATCTTATTATTGCTTTTTTCTATAAGTAATATTGTAACTTTTGGTGATGAAGTTTTGTTTGAAATTCCAATTCCAGAATTCATTAAAACTTTAGGAGGTATATTTAGAGCAAATGGTCGTTTTTGTTGGCCTTTTTATTATTTTCTTGTTATTTTTTCAATTATCATTTTTTCTAAACTACCTATCAACAAGCTATTAAAAACAGGAATTTTTGTATTTTTAATAGGTCTACAAGTGTATGATATTCAACATGAAATTACCTCTAGAGATTTAGAATATGGAAGTTTTGAGACCAAACTAAATGACGATAAAAAATGGATAGCTATTTTTAGTGAATTTGATGAAATAATAACCTATCCACCTTATCAAAATACGATGGTCTATAATCAAGATTATCAAGATTTAATGTTTTTAGCAAGTAAGGCTAAAACTCCAATTACAACTGGTTATGTAGCTAGAATGAAACCGACTCATAAGTATTTAGATTCTATACAAAGAAACATAGTAAAAGGTAATTTCGAACTTGGTAAAAAATCTCTGTACCTAACAACTTCAAACTATATTAACATTTTTAATGTACCTATTTATCAGAAAAAAGTTTCTTTAAAAAAGTTAGATAATTTTATTCTTATTTATTCCAATAAAATAGATATTGAAAAACTTTTTAAAAATTCTAATGAAAATCAAAAAACACAAGATTCAATATTTAATCAAATAATAAGTACCATCGATAAAAATTCTACAAATTTTATAAAGATTAGTAACTCACTAATTAAAAATACTAATAATGTGAAGTATGGATTGGACGAAGTCTCTATGGTTAATAATGCTTTAAAAGTTAGAGGTTGGGCTTTTAATGAACCAGCAGAAACAAATTTTAACGACTCTATTTTTATTTCACTAACCAACAAAAAAGATACTTATCTTTTTAACACTAGTTTAATTTCTAGGCCAGATGTAACAGCTTATTTTAAGAAACAAAATATAGATTCTTGTGGTTTTGATATGTCTATTTATACAAATAAACTTCCTAAAGATGAATATGATGTTGGATTTGTAATTAGAAACAAAAAAATAAAAGCATACGGTAAAACAGAGCACAAATTTAAAACCAATTAA
- a CDS encoding amidohydrolase family protein → MRKLLLLCVVLFTITLQAQDYFPTNTGVKTKKNTMVAFENATIYVTPQKVIKKGTLLIKDGKVVAVGKSEKIPAGTKTIDLKGKTIYPSFIDMYSSFGITKPKRPSSNSRRPQYDAGRTGFYWNDHIRPETEAANSFNFDNKKANELLKEGFGVVNTHLQDGIVRGNGMLVALNPNSSDAYRILNNKSAQYLSFSKSVLSRQSYPTSRMGAMALLRQMYLDADWYAAGNMKNKDASLEALNNNKGLLQIFDGENHLDVLRADKVGDEFGIQYTILGGGDEFERINDIKKTNANFIIPINFKVAYDVSNPTIAKQIALSDMRKWNQEPSNLSVLDKNGINFALTTHGLKSVGSFHKNLQKAIKYGFDKEKALEALTTKPALMLGNTKIGNLNEGSYANFIITSGDVFDAETVIHENWVQGDQNIINDMNIKDLNGDYMVRVNGKDYLLSITGKGAQQKGSLKMGEEKIKSTFSFKDNWIHLTINEESGFTRLTGQTINASNVMQGTAYDEAGNETSWSASKQVRKEDKKVEEKKKDDKNLTLLPVSYPNVGYGNYTLPKQETILIKNATVWTSESDGILENTDVLLKDGKISQIGKNLRVRGAKEIDGTGKHLTAGIIDEHSHIATSAVNEAGHNSTAEVTIEDVVNPNDMNIYRNLAGGVTSIQILHGSANPIGGRSALIKLKWGENAEGMLIDNAPKYIKFALGENVKQSNWGPNNNIRFPQTRMGTEQVFVDYFQRAKEYDALKKSGQPYRKDLELETLAEIINKERFISCHSYVQSEINMLMKVADQFDFNVNTFTHILEGYKVADKMKVHGVGASTFSDWWAYKYEVLDAIPYNAAIMANQGITVAINSDDREMSRRLNQEAAKTIKYGGMSELEAWKMVTINPAKLLHLDNRTGSIKVGKDADVVLWSNNPLSIYAKAEKTIIEGAVYFDIEADLEKRKAIKAEKSRLLKMMLNEKMNGGKTVMPKKKRNQNFHCDTE, encoded by the coding sequence ATGAGAAAACTACTCTTATTATGTGTTGTTTTGTTTACAATTACTTTGCAGGCGCAAGATTATTTTCCAACAAATACAGGCGTAAAAACTAAAAAAAACACAATGGTTGCTTTTGAAAATGCAACTATTTATGTTACTCCACAAAAAGTTATTAAAAAAGGAACTTTATTAATTAAGGACGGTAAAGTAGTTGCTGTGGGAAAATCAGAAAAAATTCCAGCAGGCACAAAAACAATCGATTTAAAAGGAAAAACAATCTATCCTTCTTTTATTGATATGTATTCTAGCTTTGGTATAACAAAACCAAAAAGACCTTCTTCTAATAGTAGAAGACCACAATATGATGCTGGTAGAACAGGTTTCTACTGGAACGATCATATTAGACCAGAAACAGAAGCTGCTAATTCTTTTAACTTTGATAATAAAAAAGCAAACGAATTATTAAAAGAAGGTTTTGGGGTTGTAAACACACATTTACAAGACGGAATTGTTCGTGGAAACGGAATGTTGGTTGCTTTGAACCCTAATTCTTCAGATGCTTATAGAATATTGAATAACAAATCTGCACAATATTTATCCTTTTCAAAAAGTGTTCTGTCTCGTCAATCCTACCCTACTTCAAGAATGGGTGCAATGGCTTTATTACGCCAAATGTATTTAGATGCAGACTGGTATGCTGCAGGAAACATGAAAAATAAAGATGCATCGTTAGAAGCTTTAAATAACAATAAAGGTTTGCTTCAAATTTTTGATGGAGAAAACCATTTAGATGTTTTAAGAGCAGATAAAGTTGGTGATGAATTTGGAATTCAATATACAATTTTGGGTGGTGGAGATGAGTTTGAAAGAATAAACGATATCAAAAAAACAAACGCAAATTTTATTATTCCTATCAATTTCAAGGTTGCTTATGATGTTAGCAATCCAACAATTGCAAAACAAATTGCTTTAAGTGATATGCGTAAATGGAATCAAGAACCTTCTAACTTAAGTGTTTTAGATAAAAACGGAATTAACTTTGCGCTAACGACTCACGGTTTAAAATCTGTAGGGTCTTTTCATAAAAACTTACAAAAAGCTATTAAGTATGGTTTTGATAAAGAGAAAGCACTAGAAGCTTTAACAACTAAACCTGCGCTAATGTTGGGTAATACAAAAATTGGTAACTTAAATGAAGGAAGTTACGCCAACTTTATTATTACTTCTGGTGATGTTTTTGATGCAGAAACTGTAATTCATGAAAATTGGGTTCAAGGAGACCAAAACATCATTAATGATATGAACATAAAAGACCTTAATGGAGATTATATGGTTCGTGTAAATGGTAAAGATTATTTACTTTCTATCACAGGAAAAGGAGCACAACAAAAAGGTTCTTTAAAAATGGGAGAAGAAAAAATAAAATCTACATTCTCTTTTAAAGACAATTGGATTCACCTTACTATTAACGAAGAATCTGGTTTTACAAGGTTAACAGGACAAACAATTAACGCTTCTAATGTAATGCAAGGAACTGCTTATGATGAAGCAGGAAACGAAACTTCTTGGTCTGCCTCTAAACAAGTTAGAAAAGAAGATAAAAAAGTTGAGGAAAAAAAGAAAGATGATAAAAATTTAACTCTTTTACCTGTAAGCTATCCTAACGTTGGTTATGGTAATTATACCTTACCAAAACAAGAAACTATTTTAATTAAAAATGCGACAGTTTGGACAAGTGAATCTGATGGAATTTTAGAAAACACAGATGTACTTTTAAAAGACGGAAAAATATCTCAAATAGGTAAAAACCTACGAGTAAGAGGTGCAAAAGAAATTGATGGAACTGGTAAACATTTAACAGCCGGAATTATTGATGAACACTCACATATTGCAACTTCTGCGGTTAATGAAGCTGGACACAATTCTACTGCAGAAGTTACTATAGAAGATGTTGTGAACCCTAATGATATGAACATATATAGAAATTTGGCTGGTGGTGTTACTTCTATTCAAATTTTACATGGTTCTGCAAATCCTATTGGCGGACGTTCTGCACTTATCAAATTAAAATGGGGAGAAAATGCTGAAGGAATGCTAATTGATAATGCTCCTAAATATATAAAATTTGCTTTGGGTGAAAACGTAAAACAATCTAATTGGGGACCAAACAATAACATCCGTTTTCCACAAACAAGAATGGGAACAGAACAAGTTTTTGTAGATTATTTTCAACGAGCAAAAGAATATGATGCTTTAAAAAAATCTGGACAACCTTATCGAAAAGATTTAGAATTAGAAACATTGGCAGAAATTATCAATAAAGAACGTTTTATTTCTTGTCACTCTTATGTGCAATCAGAAATTAATATGTTAATGAAAGTTGCTGATCAATTCGATTTTAATGTGAATACTTTTACTCATATTTTAGAAGGTTATAAAGTTGCTGATAAAATGAAAGTACATGGCGTTGGTGCTTCAACATTTTCAGATTGGTGGGCATATAAATACGAAGTTTTAGATGCAATTCCATACAATGCCGCAATTATGGCAAACCAAGGAATTACGGTCGCTATAAATTCAGATGACAGAGAAATGTCTAGAAGATTAAATCAAGAAGCTGCCAAAACAATTAAATATGGTGGTATGTCTGAATTGGAAGCTTGGAAAATGGTAACCATAAATCCTGCAAAATTATTGCATTTAGATAACAGAACAGGTTCTATTAAAGTAGGTAAAGATGCAGATGTTGTTTTATGGAGTAACAATCCATTATCAATATATGCAAAAGCAGAAAAAACAATCATAGAAGGTGCTGTTTATTTTGATATTGAAGCAGATTTAGAAAAAAGAAAAGCAATAAAAGCAGAAAAAAGTAGACTTTTAAAAATGATGTTGAATGAAAAAATGAACGGTGGAAAAACTGTGATGCCAAAAAAGAAACGTAATCAAAATTTTCACTGTGATACTGAATAA
- a CDS encoding amidohydrolase family protein, producing the protein MKNKFIYSLLCFLFVLGNITAQQTPAPKQTTAFSIEGATAHLGNGNVIENSLIMFADGKITFVGSNMMRIARQGTIINATGKHIYPGFIAANASLGLVEIDAVRATDDEDEVGSMLPHIRSLIAYNAESKVVESMRPNGVLMGQITPRGGTISGTSSVMQFDAWNWEDAAIKMDDAIHMNWPTSLTRGRWWLGEDPALKEDKKYAENITKITDFFADAKRYLENKSSTKNLPFVATKGLFNGSQKIFIHVSGEREITDAVNSCKKLGINNIVIVHGQGAENVADLLLKNNIPVVIERSHRIPNGEDDDYDLSYRNAKILLDKGITVGLGMEGQMERMNTRNLPFYAGTYAAFGIEKEEALKMITSNNAKILGIDNLVGTLEVGKDATLFVSEGDALDMRGNILTEAFIKGRKISLETHQTKLWQRYSNKYKSK; encoded by the coding sequence ATGAAAAATAAATTTATATATAGTTTGCTATGTTTCTTATTCGTTTTAGGAAACATCACAGCGCAACAAACTCCAGCACCAAAACAAACCACTGCTTTTTCTATTGAAGGAGCAACTGCACATTTAGGAAACGGAAACGTTATAGAAAACTCCTTAATTATGTTTGCAGATGGAAAAATAACCTTTGTTGGAAGTAATATGATGAGAATTGCTAGACAAGGAACTATTATCAACGCAACAGGAAAACATATTTATCCTGGCTTTATAGCTGCTAATGCTTCTTTAGGTTTGGTAGAAATAGATGCTGTAAGAGCAACTGATGATGAAGATGAAGTAGGTTCTATGTTACCACATATTAGAAGTTTGATAGCCTATAACGCAGAAAGTAAAGTAGTTGAATCTATGAGACCAAATGGAGTTTTAATGGGGCAAATTACACCAAGAGGTGGTACAATTTCTGGAACATCTTCTGTAATGCAATTTGATGCTTGGAACTGGGAAGATGCCGCTATTAAAATGGATGATGCAATACATATGAATTGGCCAACAAGTTTAACTCGTGGTAGATGGTGGTTAGGCGAAGATCCTGCATTAAAAGAAGATAAAAAATATGCAGAAAACATTACTAAAATAACAGATTTCTTTGCGGATGCTAAAAGGTATTTAGAAAATAAATCATCAACAAAAAACCTGCCTTTTGTGGCTACAAAAGGTTTGTTTAATGGTTCTCAAAAAATATTTATTCATGTAAGTGGAGAAAGAGAAATTACAGATGCTGTAAATTCTTGTAAAAAACTTGGTATAAATAATATTGTAATTGTTCATGGTCAAGGAGCAGAAAATGTTGCAGATTTATTATTGAAAAATAATATTCCCGTTGTTATTGAAAGATCTCATAGAATTCCTAATGGAGAAGATGATGATTATGATTTATCTTACAGAAATGCAAAAATATTATTAGACAAAGGTATTACTGTTGGTTTAGGAATGGAAGGTCAAATGGAAAGAATGAATACGAGAAATTTACCTTTTTATGCAGGAACATATGCTGCTTTCGGAATTGAGAAAGAAGAAGCTTTAAAAATGATTACTTCTAACAATGCAAAAATATTAGGTATAGATAATTTGGTTGGAACATTAGAAGTAGGTAAAGATGCTACCCTATTTGTTTCTGAAGGTGATGCTTTAGATATGAGAGGTAACATTCTTACAGAAGCATTTATAAAAGGAAGAAAAATTAGTTTAGAAACACACCAAACAAAACTTTGGCAACGTTATTCTAACAAGTATAAATCTAAATAG
- a CDS encoding TrmH family RNA methyltransferase: MKEITSIQNQYVKNLLKLQEKARERKKQGLFIIEGKREISLAISANYQFDTVLFYPELISEKEILHLFNENINRIEISKEVYQKLAYRASTEGIIAVTKTKDFSLNKFQFKNKNPLILVAEGVEKPGNIGALLRTADAANVDAVFIANPKSDLYNSNIIRSSVGCVFTNQIAVGTSVEMISFLQEKNIAIFTATLQNSNEYHKENYTDSSAIIVGTEATGLTDIWREAATQNINIPMQGQIDSMNVSVSAAIILFEAKRQRGF; the protein is encoded by the coding sequence ATGAAAGAAATTACTAGCATACAAAATCAATATGTAAAGAACTTGCTAAAACTGCAAGAAAAAGCGAGAGAACGTAAAAAACAAGGTTTATTTATTATTGAAGGAAAACGTGAAATTTCTTTAGCAATAAGTGCAAATTATCAATTTGATACTGTTCTATTTTATCCAGAATTGATTTCAGAAAAAGAGATTCTTCACTTATTTAATGAAAACATAAACCGAATAGAAATCTCTAAAGAAGTATATCAAAAATTAGCATATAGAGCTTCTACGGAAGGAATTATTGCTGTAACAAAAACCAAAGATTTTTCATTAAATAAATTTCAATTTAAAAATAAGAATCCTTTAATTTTAGTTGCTGAAGGAGTAGAAAAACCGGGAAACATTGGCGCACTTTTAAGAACTGCAGATGCTGCAAATGTAGATGCCGTTTTTATAGCCAATCCTAAAAGCGATCTTTATAATTCTAATATTATTCGTTCGAGTGTTGGTTGTGTTTTTACCAATCAGATTGCAGTTGGCACTTCCGTAGAAATGATTTCTTTTCTTCAAGAAAAAAATATTGCTATTTTTACAGCAACTTTGCAGAATTCTAATGAATATCATAAAGAGAATTATACAGATTCTTCAGCAATTATTGTTGGCACAGAAGCTACAGGATTAACAGATATTTGGCGAGAAGCTGCAACACAGAATATAAACATACCAATGCAAGGTCAAATAGACTCGATGAATGTTTCTGTTTCTGCTGCAATTATTTTATTTGAAGCAAAAAGACAAAGAGGATTTTAA